The following coding sequences are from one Streptomyces sp. V3I7 window:
- the cobO gene encoding cob(I)yrinic acid a,c-diamide adenosyltransferase — protein sequence MPQGQPSVVPDDGLTTRQRRNRPLVVVHTGVGKGKSTAAFGLALRAWNQGWPVGVFQFVKSAKWKVGEERALRVLGDSGEGGSVAWHKMGEGWSWVQRDAQMDNEEKAREGWEQVKRDLAAETYRLYVLDEFAYPMHWGWVDTDEVVEVLRGRPGTQHVVITGRNAPEKLVDLADLVTDMSKVKHPMDVGQKGQKGIEW from the coding sequence ATGCCGCAGGGACAGCCGAGTGTGGTGCCGGACGACGGTCTGACGACGCGCCAGCGGCGCAACCGCCCGCTGGTCGTGGTGCACACGGGCGTCGGCAAGGGCAAGTCGACGGCCGCGTTCGGGCTGGCGCTCAGGGCGTGGAACCAGGGGTGGCCGGTCGGGGTGTTCCAGTTCGTCAAGTCGGCGAAGTGGAAGGTCGGCGAGGAGCGGGCGCTGCGGGTGCTCGGCGACTCGGGCGAGGGCGGCAGCGTCGCCTGGCACAAGATGGGCGAGGGCTGGTCCTGGGTGCAGCGGGACGCCCAGATGGACAACGAGGAGAAGGCCCGCGAGGGCTGGGAGCAGGTCAAGCGGGACCTGGCGGCCGAGACGTACCGGCTGTACGTGCTGGACGAGTTCGCGTACCCGATGCACTGGGGGTGGGTGGACACCGACGAGGTGGTCGAGGTGCTGCGCGGCCGGCCCGGGACCCAGCATGTGGTGATCACCGGGCGGAACGCGCCGGAGAAGCTGGTGGACCTCGCGGACCTGGTGACCGACATGTCGAAGGTCAAGCACCCCATGGACGTGGGGCAGAAGGGCCAGAAGGGCATCGAGTGGTGA
- a CDS encoding putative cobaltochelatase, giving the protein MTTPFPFTAVVGQDDLRLALLLNAVSPAVGGVLVRGEKGTAKSTAVRALSALLPEVDVVSGCRFSCDPASPDPGCPDGPHESGASGPRPARMVELPVGASEDRLVGALDIERALAEGVKAFEPGLLADAHRGILYVDEVNLLHDHLVDLLLDAAAMGASYVEREGVSVRHAARFLLVGTMNPEEGELRPQLLDRFGLTVEVAASREPDQRVEVVRRRLAYDDDPAGFAARWADEEAAVRQRIVAARELLPTVRLGDGALRQIAATCAAFEVDGMRADIVMARTATALAAWAGRTDVLAEDVRQAALLALPHRRRRNPFDAPGLDEDKLDETLEEFSGNGDGNGEGDDDPDPGPDGPGGGGGQPAPDEGPQGGDTGAQPEAGEGGEPQATGASEQSPARACEPFRAKVLSVPGIGEGAAGRRSRARTEHGRTTGARRPQGALTKLHLAATVQAAAPHQRARGRSGPGLVVRRDDLRQATREGREGNLVLFVVDASGSMAARQRMSAVKGAVLSLLLDAYQRRDKVGLVTFRGSAADVALPPTSSVDAAAARLESLPTGGRTPLAAGLLRAHEVLRVERLRDPARRPLVVVVTDGRATGGPEPVALAGRAARLFAAEGVASVVVDCESGPVRLGLAGQLAGELGGAAVTLDGLRADSIAGLVREVQGDRRAA; this is encoded by the coding sequence GTGACCACCCCCTTTCCGTTCACGGCCGTCGTCGGCCAGGACGATCTGCGGCTCGCGCTGCTGCTGAACGCGGTCTCGCCAGCGGTCGGCGGCGTCCTCGTACGCGGCGAGAAGGGAACCGCCAAGTCCACGGCCGTACGCGCCCTTTCGGCACTGCTGCCGGAGGTCGACGTCGTCTCCGGGTGCCGCTTCTCCTGCGACCCGGCCTCCCCCGACCCCGGCTGCCCGGACGGCCCGCACGAGTCGGGTGCCTCCGGGCCCCGGCCGGCCCGTATGGTCGAACTGCCCGTCGGCGCCTCCGAGGACAGGCTGGTCGGCGCGCTCGACATCGAGCGGGCGCTCGCGGAGGGCGTGAAGGCCTTCGAACCGGGCCTGCTGGCCGACGCGCACCGCGGGATCCTGTACGTCGACGAGGTCAACCTCCTCCACGACCACCTCGTGGACCTGCTGCTGGACGCCGCCGCGATGGGCGCCTCCTATGTCGAGCGCGAGGGTGTCTCCGTACGGCATGCGGCGCGGTTCCTGCTGGTCGGGACGATGAACCCCGAAGAGGGCGAACTGCGGCCGCAGTTGCTCGACCGGTTCGGGCTGACCGTCGAGGTCGCCGCTTCGCGTGAGCCGGATCAGCGGGTGGAGGTCGTGCGGCGGCGGCTGGCGTACGACGACGATCCCGCCGGTTTCGCGGCCCGCTGGGCCGACGAGGAGGCCGCCGTCCGGCAACGGATCGTCGCGGCCAGGGAGTTGCTGCCGACGGTGCGGCTCGGTGACGGGGCGCTGCGGCAGATCGCGGCGACCTGTGCCGCCTTCGAGGTCGACGGCATGCGCGCCGACATCGTGATGGCCCGCACCGCCACCGCGCTGGCCGCCTGGGCGGGACGGACCGACGTGCTCGCCGAGGACGTACGGCAGGCCGCGCTGCTCGCGCTGCCGCACCGCAGGCGCCGTAACCCCTTCGACGCTCCGGGACTTGACGAGGACAAGCTGGACGAGACCCTGGAGGAGTTCTCCGGGAACGGGGACGGGAACGGGGAGGGGGACGACGATCCCGACCCCGGTCCGGACGGGCCCGGCGGGGGCGGCGGGCAGCCTGCGCCCGACGAGGGGCCGCAGGGCGGGGACACCGGAGCGCAGCCGGAGGCCGGTGAGGGCGGCGAGCCGCAGGCGACAGGCGCCTCCGAGCAGTCCCCGGCGCGCGCCTGCGAACCCTTCCGCGCCAAGGTGCTGAGCGTGCCCGGGATCGGCGAGGGTGCCGCCGGACGCCGCTCCCGCGCGAGGACCGAGCACGGGCGGACCACGGGGGCCCGGCGCCCCCAAGGTGCCCTCACCAAGCTGCACTTGGCGGCGACCGTACAGGCGGCGGCGCCGCATCAGCGGGCGCGGGGCCGGTCGGGTCCCGGGCTGGTCGTCCGCCGGGACGATCTGCGGCAGGCCACCCGCGAGGGACGCGAGGGCAACCTCGTGCTGTTCGTGGTCGACGCCTCCGGCTCGATGGCGGCGCGGCAGCGGATGAGCGCCGTGAAGGGTGCCGTGCTGTCGCTGCTGCTGGACGCCTATCAGCGGCGGGACAAGGTGGGGCTGGTGACCTTCCGGGGGTCGGCCGCCGATGTCGCGCTGCCGCCCACCTCCTCCGTCGATGCCGCCGCCGCGCGGCTGGAGTCGCTGCCGACCGGCGGTCGTACGCCGCTGGCCGCCGGACTGCTCAGGGCGCACGAGGTGCTGCGGGTGGAGCGGCTGCGGGATCCGGCGCGGCGGCCGCTGGTCGTGGTGGTGACCGACGGGCGCGCGACCGGCGGGCCGGAGCCGGTCGCGCTGGCCGGGCGGGCGGCGCGGCTGTTCGCGGCGGAGGGGGTCGCCTCGGTGGTCGTGGACTGCGAGTCCGGGCCCGTACGGCTGGGCCTGGCCGGGCAGTTGGCCGGTGAGCTGGGCGGCGCGGCGGTGACGTTGGACGGGTTGCGGGCGGATTCGATCGCCGGGCTGGTCAGGGAAGTTCAGGGCGACAGGAGGGCCGCGTAA